The following proteins are co-located in the Carassius gibelio isolate Cgi1373 ecotype wild population from Czech Republic chromosome A9, carGib1.2-hapl.c, whole genome shotgun sequence genome:
- the zgc:92380 gene encoding keratin, type I cytoskeletal 18 isoform X37 → MSFMSPSRSFSSSSLSGSLGSRGGLFGSISPATIGNLANTLRPTVQINSSTFPPADDKETMKGLNDRLAGYLSKVRLLEDSNIELEKQIKEALMRKGAESDRDWSAYEKIMNDLRNQLQEMTMDNARLFLQIDNARLAADDFKVKFESEQAMRQGVEQDLAGLRKMLDDTYMGRMQLEGQIESMREELVFLKKSHEEDVANLESQISDSQVNVQMESKNNADLNETINNIRTQYERAAQKSREETEEWYKNKFDSITAEVTQNTEALQAGKTELNELRRTKQTLEIDLQALHNMIRSLEDSLRETEARYAHEVNGYNSGLVQLEGELGQVRAQVERQAAEYDALLNIKSKLEAEIATYHCLLEGVVDDEGDKNREEFSLEQALYAAPPPSVGLKKAIVITQEIVDRKGVSQSELEQNPTNHNNHVFGEEEELAEPLVLALELAMEKVKDEQEEFGEQLELAMEKAKDEQEEWGEQLELAMEKAKDEQEEWGEQLELAMEKAKDEQEEFGEQLELAMEKAKDEQEEFGEQLELAMEKVKDKQEEFGEQLELAMEKAKDEQEEWGEQLELAMEKAKDEQEEWGEQLELAMEKVKDEQEEFGEQLELQLELAMEKAKDEQEEWGEQLELAMEKAKDEQEEWGEQLELAMEKAQDEQEEFGEQLELAMEKAKDEQEEWGEQLELAMEKAKDEQEEWGEQLELELELAMEKAKDEQEEWGEQLELAMEKWKDEQEEWGEQLGLEMEKLIEEREELEEEEFMKTGVLPRSAHKIWPPLQ, encoded by the exons ATGTCATTCATGAGCCCTTCCAGGAGTTTCTCCAGCTCAAGTCTGTCTGGTAGCTTGGGGTCAAGGGGTGGTTTGTTCGGGTCCATTTCCCCAGCCACTATAGGGAATCTGGCAAACACACTGCGTCCGACTGTGCAGATCAACAGCAGCACTTTTCCCCCAGCTGATGATAAAGAGACCATGAAGGGTCTGAATGACCGTCTGGCGGGGTATCTGTCAAAAGTGCGACTCCTGGAGGACTCCAACATTGAACTGGAGAAGCAAATCAAAGAGGCTCTGATGAGGAAAGGAGCTGAGAGTGACAGAGACTGGAGCGCCTATGAGAAGATCATGAATGATCTGAGAAACCAG CTCCAGGAAATGACCATGGACAATGCCAGACTCTTCTTACAGATAGACAATGCGAGGCTGGCTGCTGACGATTTCAAAGTCAA GTTTGAGTCGGAGCAGGCCATGCGGCAAGGGGTGGAGCAGGATCTGGCAGGACTCCGTAAGATGCTGGACGACACTTACATGGGCCGCATGCAGCTGGAGGGCCAGATCGAGTCTATGAGAGAAGAGCTGGTGTTCCTGAAGAAGAGCCACGAGGAG GATGTTGCCAACCTGGAGAGTCAGATCAGTGACTCTCAAGTCAATGTGCAAATGGAGTCTAAAAACAATGCAGACCTCAATGAGACCATTAATAACATCCGCACGCAGTACGAGCGAGCCGCACAGAAGAGCCGCGAGGAAACTGAAGAGTGGTATAAAAACAAA TTTGACAGCATCACAGCTGAGGTGACTCAGAACACAGAAGCTCTGCAGGCAGGAAAGACCGAGCTGAACGAGCTGCGCAGGACGAAACAAACTCTAGAAATTGACCTGCAGGCTCTGCACAATATG ATTCGATCCCTCGAAGATTCGCTGCGTGAAACAGAGGCACGTTACGCTCATGAAGTCAATGGGTACAACTCTGGATTGGTGCAGCTGGAGGGAGAGCTGGGACAGGTGCGAGCGCAGGTGGAGCGTCAGGCGGCCGAGTATGATGCCCTGCTGAACATCAAGTCCAAACTGGAGGCAGAGATTGCTACTTATCATTGCCTCCTGGAGGGTGTTGTTGACGACGAGGGGGACAAAAATAG AGAGGAATTTTCTTTAGAGCAGGCGTTGTATGCAG CTCCTCCGCCTTCCGTCGGACTTAAGAAAGCCATCGTCATCACGCAAGAAATAGTGGACAGAAAAGGGGTCTCTCAGAGTGAACTTGAGCAAAATCCTACTAATCACAACAACCACGTTTTTGGGGAGGAAGAGGAGTTGGCAGAACCACTGGTGTTAGCTTTGGAGTTAGCAATGGAAAAGGTGAAAGACGAGCAAGAGGAGTTTGGAGAACAACTGGAGTTAGCAATGGAAAAG GCAAAAGACGAGCAAGAGGAGTGGGGAGAACAACTGGAGTTAGCGATGGAAAAGGCAAAAGACGAGCAAGAGGAGTGGGGAGAACAACTGGAGTTAGCGATGGAAAAGGCAAAAGATGAGCAAGAGGAGTTTGGAGAACAACTGGAGTTAGCGATGGAAAAGGCAAAAGACGAACAAGAGGAGTTTGGAGAACAACTGGAGTTAGCAATGGAAAAG GTGAAAGACAAGCAAGAGGAGTTTGGAGAACAACTGGAGTTAGCGATGGAAAAGGCAAAAGACGAGCAAGAGGAGTGGGGAGAACAACTGGAGTTAGCGATGGAAAAGGCAAAAGACGAGCAAGAGGAGTGGGGAGAACAACTGGAGTTAGCGATGGAAAAG GTGAAAGATGAGCAAGAGGAGTTTGGAGAACAACTGGAGTTACAGTTGGAGTTAGCGATGGAAAAG GCAAAAGATGAGCAAGAGGAGTGGGGAGAACAACTGGAGTTAGCGATGGAAAAGGCAAAAGATGAGCAAGAGGAGTGGGGAGAACAACTGGAGTTAGCGATGGAAAAGGCACAAGACGAGCAAGAGGAGTTTGGAGAACAACTGGAGTTAGCAATGGAAAAG GCAAAAGACGAGCAAGAGGAGTGGGGAGAACAACTGGAGTTAGCGATGGAAAAGGCAAAAGACGAGCAAGAGGAGTGGGGAGAACAACTGGAGTTAGAGTTGGAGTTAGCGATGGAAAAGGCAAAAGATGAGCAAGAGGAGTGGGGAGAACAACTGGAGTTAGCGATGGAAAAGTGGAAAGATGAGCAAGAGGAGTGGGGAGAACAACTGGGGTTAGAGATGGAAAAGCTTATAGAAGAGCGAGAGGAGTTAGAAGAAGAAGAGTTTATGAAGACAGGGGTGCTCCCTAGGAGTGCCCATAAAATCTGGCCACCCCTACAATAA
- the zgc:92380 gene encoding keratin, type I cytoskeletal 18 isoform X45 yields MSFMSPSRSFSSSSLSGSLGSRGGLFGSISPATIGNLANTLRPTVQINSSTFPPADDKETMKGLNDRLAGYLSKVRLLEDSNIELEKQIKEALMRKGAESDRDWSAYEKIMNDLRNQLQEMTMDNARLFLQIDNARLAADDFKVKFESEQAMRQGVEQDLAGLRKMLDDTYMGRMQLEGQIESMREELVFLKKSHEEDVANLESQISDSQVNVQMESKNNADLNETINNIRTQYERAAQKSREETEEWYKNKFDSITAEVTQNTEALQAGKTELNELRRTKQTLEIDLQALHNMIRSLEDSLRETEARYAHEVNGYNSGLVQLEGELGQVRAQVERQAAEYDALLNIKSKLEAEIATYHCLLEGVVDDEGDKNREEFSLEQALYAAPPPSVGLKKAIVITQEIVDRKGVSQSELEQNPTNHNNHVFGEEEELAEPLVLALELAMEKVKDEQEEFGEQLELAMEKAKDEQEEWGEQLELAMEKAKDEQEEWGEQLELAMEKAKDEQEEFGEQLELAMEKAKDEQEEFGEQLELAMEKVKDKQEEFGEQLELAMEKAKDEQEEWGEQLELAMEKAKDEQEEWGEQLELAMEKAKDEQEEFGEQLELAMDKAKDEQEEWGEQLELAMEKAKDEQEEWGEQLELAMEKAQDEQEEFGEQLELAMEKAKDEQEEWGEQLELAMEKAKDEQEEWGEQLELELELAMEKAKDEQEEWGEQLELAMEKWKDEQEEWGEQLGLEMEKLIEEREELEEEEFMKTGVLPRSAHKIWPPLQ; encoded by the exons ATGTCATTCATGAGCCCTTCCAGGAGTTTCTCCAGCTCAAGTCTGTCTGGTAGCTTGGGGTCAAGGGGTGGTTTGTTCGGGTCCATTTCCCCAGCCACTATAGGGAATCTGGCAAACACACTGCGTCCGACTGTGCAGATCAACAGCAGCACTTTTCCCCCAGCTGATGATAAAGAGACCATGAAGGGTCTGAATGACCGTCTGGCGGGGTATCTGTCAAAAGTGCGACTCCTGGAGGACTCCAACATTGAACTGGAGAAGCAAATCAAAGAGGCTCTGATGAGGAAAGGAGCTGAGAGTGACAGAGACTGGAGCGCCTATGAGAAGATCATGAATGATCTGAGAAACCAG CTCCAGGAAATGACCATGGACAATGCCAGACTCTTCTTACAGATAGACAATGCGAGGCTGGCTGCTGACGATTTCAAAGTCAA GTTTGAGTCGGAGCAGGCCATGCGGCAAGGGGTGGAGCAGGATCTGGCAGGACTCCGTAAGATGCTGGACGACACTTACATGGGCCGCATGCAGCTGGAGGGCCAGATCGAGTCTATGAGAGAAGAGCTGGTGTTCCTGAAGAAGAGCCACGAGGAG GATGTTGCCAACCTGGAGAGTCAGATCAGTGACTCTCAAGTCAATGTGCAAATGGAGTCTAAAAACAATGCAGACCTCAATGAGACCATTAATAACATCCGCACGCAGTACGAGCGAGCCGCACAGAAGAGCCGCGAGGAAACTGAAGAGTGGTATAAAAACAAA TTTGACAGCATCACAGCTGAGGTGACTCAGAACACAGAAGCTCTGCAGGCAGGAAAGACCGAGCTGAACGAGCTGCGCAGGACGAAACAAACTCTAGAAATTGACCTGCAGGCTCTGCACAATATG ATTCGATCCCTCGAAGATTCGCTGCGTGAAACAGAGGCACGTTACGCTCATGAAGTCAATGGGTACAACTCTGGATTGGTGCAGCTGGAGGGAGAGCTGGGACAGGTGCGAGCGCAGGTGGAGCGTCAGGCGGCCGAGTATGATGCCCTGCTGAACATCAAGTCCAAACTGGAGGCAGAGATTGCTACTTATCATTGCCTCCTGGAGGGTGTTGTTGACGACGAGGGGGACAAAAATAG AGAGGAATTTTCTTTAGAGCAGGCGTTGTATGCAG CTCCTCCGCCTTCCGTCGGACTTAAGAAAGCCATCGTCATCACGCAAGAAATAGTGGACAGAAAAGGGGTCTCTCAGAGTGAACTTGAGCAAAATCCTACTAATCACAACAACCACGTTTTTGGGGAGGAAGAGGAGTTGGCAGAACCACTGGTGTTAGCTTTGGAGTTAGCAATGGAAAAGGTGAAAGACGAGCAAGAGGAGTTTGGAGAACAACTGGAGTTAGCAATGGAAAAG GCAAAAGACGAGCAAGAGGAGTGGGGAGAACAACTGGAGTTAGCGATGGAAAAGGCAAAAGACGAGCAAGAGGAGTGGGGAGAACAACTGGAGTTAGCGATGGAAAAGGCAAAAGATGAGCAAGAGGAGTTTGGAGAACAACTGGAGTTAGCGATGGAAAAGGCAAAAGACGAACAAGAGGAGTTTGGAGAACAACTGGAGTTAGCAATGGAAAAG GTGAAAGACAAGCAAGAGGAGTTTGGAGAACAACTGGAGTTAGCGATGGAAAAGGCAAAAGACGAGCAAGAGGAGTGGGGAGAACAACTGGAGTTAGCGATGGAAAAGGCAAAAGACGAGCAAGAGGAGTGGGGAGAACAACTGGAGTTAGCGATGGAAAAG GCAAAAGACGAGCAAGAGGAGTTTGGAGAACAACTGGAGTTAGCGATGGACAAG GCAAAAGATGAGCAAGAGGAGTGGGGAGAACAACTGGAGTTAGCGATGGAAAAGGCAAAAGATGAGCAAGAGGAGTGGGGAGAACAACTGGAGTTAGCGATGGAAAAGGCACAAGACGAGCAAGAGGAGTTTGGAGAACAACTGGAGTTAGCAATGGAAAAG GCAAAAGACGAGCAAGAGGAGTGGGGAGAACAACTGGAGTTAGCGATGGAAAAGGCAAAAGACGAGCAAGAGGAGTGGGGAGAACAACTGGAGTTAGAGTTGGAGTTAGCGATGGAAAAGGCAAAAGATGAGCAAGAGGAGTGGGGAGAACAACTGGAGTTAGCGATGGAAAAGTGGAAAGATGAGCAAGAGGAGTGGGGAGAACAACTGGGGTTAGAGATGGAAAAGCTTATAGAAGAGCGAGAGGAGTTAGAAGAAGAAGAGTTTATGAAGACAGGGGTGCTCCCTAGGAGTGCCCATAAAATCTGGCCACCCCTACAATAA
- the zgc:92380 gene encoding neurofilament light polypeptide isoform X19 has protein sequence MSFMSPSRSFSSSSLSGSLGSRGGLFGSISPATIGNLANTLRPTVQINSSTFPPADDKETMKGLNDRLAGYLSKVRLLEDSNIELEKQIKEALMRKGAESDRDWSAYEKIMNDLRNQLQEMTMDNARLFLQIDNARLAADDFKVKFESEQAMRQGVEQDLAGLRKMLDDTYMGRMQLEGQIESMREELVFLKKSHEEDVANLESQISDSQVNVQMESKNNADLNETINNIRTQYERAAQKSREETEEWYKNKFDSITAEVTQNTEALQAGKTELNELRRTKQTLEIDLQALHNMIRSLEDSLRETEARYAHEVNGYNSGLVQLEGELGQVRAQVERQAAEYDALLNIKSKLEAEIATYHCLLEGVVDDEGDKNREEFSLEQALYAAPPPSVGLKKAIVITQEIVDRKGVSQSELEQNPTNHNNHVFGEEEELAEPLVLALELAMEKVKDEQEEFGEQLELAMEKAKDEQEEWGEQLELAMEKAKDEQEEWGEQLELAMEKAKDEQEEFGEQLELAMEKAKDEQEEFGEQLELAMEKVKDKQEEFGEQLELAMEKVKDEQEEWGEQLELAMEKAKDEQEEWGDQLELAMEKAKDEQEEFGEQLELAMEKAKDEQEEFGEQLELAMDKVKDEQEEFGEQLELQLELAMEKAKDEQEEWGEQLELAMEKAKDEQEEWGEQLELAMEKAQDEQEEFGEQLELAMEKAKDEQEEWGEQLELAMEKAKDEQEEWGEQLELELELAMEKAKDEQEEWGEQLELAMEKWKDEQEEWGEQLGLEMEKLIEEREELEEEEFMKTGVLPRSAHKIWPPLQ, from the exons ATGTCATTCATGAGCCCTTCCAGGAGTTTCTCCAGCTCAAGTCTGTCTGGTAGCTTGGGGTCAAGGGGTGGTTTGTTCGGGTCCATTTCCCCAGCCACTATAGGGAATCTGGCAAACACACTGCGTCCGACTGTGCAGATCAACAGCAGCACTTTTCCCCCAGCTGATGATAAAGAGACCATGAAGGGTCTGAATGACCGTCTGGCGGGGTATCTGTCAAAAGTGCGACTCCTGGAGGACTCCAACATTGAACTGGAGAAGCAAATCAAAGAGGCTCTGATGAGGAAAGGAGCTGAGAGTGACAGAGACTGGAGCGCCTATGAGAAGATCATGAATGATCTGAGAAACCAG CTCCAGGAAATGACCATGGACAATGCCAGACTCTTCTTACAGATAGACAATGCGAGGCTGGCTGCTGACGATTTCAAAGTCAA GTTTGAGTCGGAGCAGGCCATGCGGCAAGGGGTGGAGCAGGATCTGGCAGGACTCCGTAAGATGCTGGACGACACTTACATGGGCCGCATGCAGCTGGAGGGCCAGATCGAGTCTATGAGAGAAGAGCTGGTGTTCCTGAAGAAGAGCCACGAGGAG GATGTTGCCAACCTGGAGAGTCAGATCAGTGACTCTCAAGTCAATGTGCAAATGGAGTCTAAAAACAATGCAGACCTCAATGAGACCATTAATAACATCCGCACGCAGTACGAGCGAGCCGCACAGAAGAGCCGCGAGGAAACTGAAGAGTGGTATAAAAACAAA TTTGACAGCATCACAGCTGAGGTGACTCAGAACACAGAAGCTCTGCAGGCAGGAAAGACCGAGCTGAACGAGCTGCGCAGGACGAAACAAACTCTAGAAATTGACCTGCAGGCTCTGCACAATATG ATTCGATCCCTCGAAGATTCGCTGCGTGAAACAGAGGCACGTTACGCTCATGAAGTCAATGGGTACAACTCTGGATTGGTGCAGCTGGAGGGAGAGCTGGGACAGGTGCGAGCGCAGGTGGAGCGTCAGGCGGCCGAGTATGATGCCCTGCTGAACATCAAGTCCAAACTGGAGGCAGAGATTGCTACTTATCATTGCCTCCTGGAGGGTGTTGTTGACGACGAGGGGGACAAAAATAG AGAGGAATTTTCTTTAGAGCAGGCGTTGTATGCAG CTCCTCCGCCTTCCGTCGGACTTAAGAAAGCCATCGTCATCACGCAAGAAATAGTGGACAGAAAAGGGGTCTCTCAGAGTGAACTTGAGCAAAATCCTACTAATCACAACAACCACGTTTTTGGGGAGGAAGAGGAGTTGGCAGAACCACTGGTGTTAGCTTTGGAGTTAGCAATGGAAAAGGTGAAAGACGAGCAAGAGGAGTTTGGAGAACAACTGGAGTTAGCAATGGAAAAG GCAAAAGACGAGCAAGAGGAGTGGGGAGAACAACTGGAGTTAGCGATGGAAAAGGCAAAAGACGAGCAAGAGGAGTGGGGAGAACAACTGGAGTTAGCGATGGAAAAGGCAAAAGATGAGCAAGAGGAGTTTGGAGAACAACTGGAGTTAGCGATGGAAAAGGCAAAAGACGAACAAGAGGAGTTTGGAGAACAACTGGAGTTAGCAATGGAAAAG GTGAAAGACAAGCAAGAGGAGTTTGGAGAACAACTGGAGTTAGCGATGGAAAAG GTGAAAGATGAGCAAGAGGAGTGGGGAGAACAACTGGAGTTAGCGATGGAAAAGGCAAAAGACGAGCAAGAGGAGTGGGGAGATCAACTGGAGTTAGCGATGGAAAAGGCAAAAGACGAGCAAGAGGAGTTTGGAGAACAACTGGAGTTAGCGATGGAAAAGGCAAAAGACGAGCAAGAGGAGTTTGGAGAACAACTGGAGTTAGCGATGGACAAGGTGAAAGATGAGCAAGAGGAGTTTGGAGAACAACTGGAGTTACAGTTGGAGTTAGCGATGGAAAAG GCAAAAGATGAGCAAGAGGAGTGGGGAGAACAACTGGAGTTAGCGATGGAAAAGGCAAAAGATGAGCAAGAGGAGTGGGGAGAACAACTGGAGTTAGCGATGGAAAAGGCACAAGACGAGCAAGAGGAGTTTGGAGAACAACTGGAGTTAGCAATGGAAAAG GCAAAAGACGAGCAAGAGGAGTGGGGAGAACAACTGGAGTTAGCGATGGAAAAGGCAAAAGACGAGCAAGAGGAGTGGGGAGAACAACTGGAGTTAGAGTTGGAGTTAGCGATGGAAAAGGCAAAAGATGAGCAAGAGGAGTGGGGAGAACAACTGGAGTTAGCGATGGAAAAGTGGAAAGATGAGCAAGAGGAGTGGGGAGAACAACTGGGGTTAGAGATGGAAAAGCTTATAGAAGAGCGAGAGGAGTTAGAAGAAGAAGAGTTTATGAAGACAGGGGTGCTCCCTAGGAGTGCCCATAAAATCTGGCCACCCCTACAATAA
- the zgc:92380 gene encoding keratin, type I cytoskeletal 18 isoform X41, with protein sequence MSFMSPSRSFSSSSLSGSLGSRGGLFGSISPATIGNLANTLRPTVQINSSTFPPADDKETMKGLNDRLAGYLSKVRLLEDSNIELEKQIKEALMRKGAESDRDWSAYEKIMNDLRNQLQEMTMDNARLFLQIDNARLAADDFKVKFESEQAMRQGVEQDLAGLRKMLDDTYMGRMQLEGQIESMREELVFLKKSHEEDVANLESQISDSQVNVQMESKNNADLNETINNIRTQYERAAQKSREETEEWYKNKFDSITAEVTQNTEALQAGKTELNELRRTKQTLEIDLQALHNMIRSLEDSLRETEARYAHEVNGYNSGLVQLEGELGQVRAQVERQAAEYDALLNIKSKLEAEIATYHCLLEGVVDDEGDKNREEFSLEQALYAAPPPSVGLKKAIVITQEIVDRKGVSQSELEQNPTNHNNHVFGEEEELAEPLVLALELAMEKVKDEQEEFGEQLELAMEKAKDEQEEWGEQLELAMEKAKDEQEEWGEQLELAMEKAKDEQEEFGEQLELAMEKAKDEQEEWGEQLELAMEKAKDEQEEWGDQLELAMEKAKDEQEEFGEQLELAMEKAKDEQEEFGEQLELAMDKVKDEQEEFGEQLELQLELAMEKAKDEQEEWGEQLELAMEKAKDEQEEWGEQLELAMEKAQDEQEEFGEQLELAMEKAKDEQEEWGEQLELAMEKAKDEQEEWGEQLELELELAMEKAKDEQEEWGEQLELAMEKWKDEQEEWGEQLGLEMEKLIEEREELEEEEFMKTGVLPRSAHKIWPPLQ encoded by the exons ATGTCATTCATGAGCCCTTCCAGGAGTTTCTCCAGCTCAAGTCTGTCTGGTAGCTTGGGGTCAAGGGGTGGTTTGTTCGGGTCCATTTCCCCAGCCACTATAGGGAATCTGGCAAACACACTGCGTCCGACTGTGCAGATCAACAGCAGCACTTTTCCCCCAGCTGATGATAAAGAGACCATGAAGGGTCTGAATGACCGTCTGGCGGGGTATCTGTCAAAAGTGCGACTCCTGGAGGACTCCAACATTGAACTGGAGAAGCAAATCAAAGAGGCTCTGATGAGGAAAGGAGCTGAGAGTGACAGAGACTGGAGCGCCTATGAGAAGATCATGAATGATCTGAGAAACCAG CTCCAGGAAATGACCATGGACAATGCCAGACTCTTCTTACAGATAGACAATGCGAGGCTGGCTGCTGACGATTTCAAAGTCAA GTTTGAGTCGGAGCAGGCCATGCGGCAAGGGGTGGAGCAGGATCTGGCAGGACTCCGTAAGATGCTGGACGACACTTACATGGGCCGCATGCAGCTGGAGGGCCAGATCGAGTCTATGAGAGAAGAGCTGGTGTTCCTGAAGAAGAGCCACGAGGAG GATGTTGCCAACCTGGAGAGTCAGATCAGTGACTCTCAAGTCAATGTGCAAATGGAGTCTAAAAACAATGCAGACCTCAATGAGACCATTAATAACATCCGCACGCAGTACGAGCGAGCCGCACAGAAGAGCCGCGAGGAAACTGAAGAGTGGTATAAAAACAAA TTTGACAGCATCACAGCTGAGGTGACTCAGAACACAGAAGCTCTGCAGGCAGGAAAGACCGAGCTGAACGAGCTGCGCAGGACGAAACAAACTCTAGAAATTGACCTGCAGGCTCTGCACAATATG ATTCGATCCCTCGAAGATTCGCTGCGTGAAACAGAGGCACGTTACGCTCATGAAGTCAATGGGTACAACTCTGGATTGGTGCAGCTGGAGGGAGAGCTGGGACAGGTGCGAGCGCAGGTGGAGCGTCAGGCGGCCGAGTATGATGCCCTGCTGAACATCAAGTCCAAACTGGAGGCAGAGATTGCTACTTATCATTGCCTCCTGGAGGGTGTTGTTGACGACGAGGGGGACAAAAATAG AGAGGAATTTTCTTTAGAGCAGGCGTTGTATGCAG CTCCTCCGCCTTCCGTCGGACTTAAGAAAGCCATCGTCATCACGCAAGAAATAGTGGACAGAAAAGGGGTCTCTCAGAGTGAACTTGAGCAAAATCCTACTAATCACAACAACCACGTTTTTGGGGAGGAAGAGGAGTTGGCAGAACCACTGGTGTTAGCTTTGGAGTTAGCAATGGAAAAGGTGAAAGACGAGCAAGAGGAGTTTGGAGAACAACTGGAGTTAGCAATGGAAAAG GCAAAAGACGAGCAAGAGGAGTGGGGAGAACAACTGGAGTTAGCGATGGAAAAGGCAAAAGACGAGCAAGAGGAGTGGGGAGAACAACTGGAGTTAGCGATGGAAAAGGCAAAAGATGAGCAAGAGGAGTTTGGAGAACAACTGGAGTTAGCGATGGAAAAG GCAAAAGACGAGCAAGAGGAGTGGGGAGAACAACTGGAGTTAGCGATGGAAAAG GCAAAAGACGAGCAAGAGGAGTGGGGAGATCAACTGGAGTTAGCGATGGAAAAGGCAAAAGACGAGCAAGAGGAGTTTGGAGAACAACTGGAGTTAGCGATGGAAAAGGCAAAAGACGAGCAAGAGGAGTTTGGAGAACAACTGGAGTTAGCGATGGACAAGGTGAAAGATGAGCAAGAGGAGTTTGGAGAACAACTGGAGTTACAGTTGGAGTTAGCGATGGAAAAG GCAAAAGATGAGCAAGAGGAGTGGGGAGAACAACTGGAGTTAGCGATGGAAAAGGCAAAAGATGAGCAAGAGGAGTGGGGAGAACAACTGGAGTTAGCGATGGAAAAGGCACAAGACGAGCAAGAGGAGTTTGGAGAACAACTGGAGTTAGCAATGGAAAAG GCAAAAGACGAGCAAGAGGAGTGGGGAGAACAACTGGAGTTAGCGATGGAAAAGGCAAAAGACGAGCAAGAGGAGTGGGGAGAACAACTGGAGTTAGAGTTGGAGTTAGCGATGGAAAAGGCAAAAGATGAGCAAGAGGAGTGGGGAGAACAACTGGAGTTAGCGATGGAAAAGTGGAAAGATGAGCAAGAGGAGTGGGGAGAACAACTGGGGTTAGAGATGGAAAAGCTTATAGAAGAGCGAGAGGAGTTAGAAGAAGAAGAGTTTATGAAGACAGGGGTGCTCCCTAGGAGTGCCCATAAAATCTGGCCACCCCTACAATAA